The genomic window GTACGCGAGATCTTAAAAATCGCTCAAGAGCCTGTTTCATTAGAAACGCCGATCGGTGAAGAGGACGACTCACACTTAGGCGATTTTATCGAGGACCAAGAAGCAACTAGTCCTGCGGAACATGCGGCATATGAATTGTTAAAAGAGCAATTAGAAGATGTTTTAGATACTTTGACTGACCGTGAAGAGAATGTCTTACGTTTGCGTTTTGGCTTAGATGACGGCCGTACACGTACCTTGGAAGAAGTGGGTAAAGTCTTTGGGGTAACTCGTGAACGTATCCGACAAATCGAAGCAAAAGCGTTGAGAAAACTTCGCCATCCATCTCGTTCAAAACAATTAAAAGATTTCTTGGAATAAGCAAGAAATGATTTTTTAGCAAAAAGGCAAACTATTTTGCTTGAATGATCGTAAACCCTCAAAGTAGGAGATCTCTCCGGCTGTTGAGGGTTTGTTTTTTATCGAACGATTCAAATGACTTTCAACAAACGTTCGTTTAAACAGGTTAGTTTATTACATCGGTTATTTATTTTTCGTTGAATAACTTATTTGTTTTTTTATAAAATCCTCATGATATCCTATTGGCGTGTGGGTAAGATTATGGTAGATTTAATGGTAGCGAAAACCTAGTAAAGGAGCCGATCGCTAAGTGATTAAGAAATGTCCAAAATGTGGATCAGAAGAAATCAAAGATCAAACGAAATGTCCAAAATGTGACTTTGAACCACAACAAGATGAACTGACACAATTACCTGAATCAGATGATAATCAATCGTCAGATGAAACATCTGAGGAAGTTTATCCAGACAGTATCGTAAATGATCCAATCGAATGGTCAGAACTAAAAGATCTGCCATTGGAGTCTGTCATGGAATTATTTGACTCAACTGACACGAGCAATGAATCTAAGGATGAACCAACAGATAAAAAAGAAACCACCCATCTTGACGAAAAAAAGGCGGATGCAGACAGCGTTGCTACATCTGAGCAAATCGAAAAAGCCCAACAGAAAAAACGGGTGGCTGAACTAAAAGAGGCAGTGAATAGTGAAGAAGAAAATTCCATTTTAGCTGCTTATATCAAAGCACACCGAGAAGATACAACAGAAGAACATGCCAAAGAGCTGCTTCGAATGATCGAAACAGCGGCGGCAACGGGTGAGGATTCAGTCGATATTCGTTTGTCGGAAGACACAAGCGACCAAGTTGTTCCTGAAAAATCTCAAGCGGATGCAACAAAAGAGTTACCAGTAGAAGAAACAACTGAAGAAGAAACAATCATTGAAGATAAAGCGGTCGAAGATTCTTCAACAAGTACAGTAGAAAAAGTAGACGTAACGACAAACATAGAAGAAAATGATCCAGTTTCTACGGAAGAACCGACAGAAGAGGAAATTTCTAAGGTTGAAAGTACAGAAGCTGAGTTAACCGATGCGCCGCAAACGATAGAATCTCCTGAAACAACTGAGGCGGTGGAAACACCCGCTGAACAGCCAATAGTGGAGAAACAAGAAGCAAGTAGTGCATCGATCAAAAACGAAGAATCACCAAATGATCGAGGACCAAAGAAATCTAAAAAAGGTCTATATCTGACAAGTGCGGCAGTACTTTTGCTTGGTGCAGGTGGTTGGTTCTATTATGATCATCAGCAAAAAGTCCAAGCAGAAATCGCGGCAGAAACACAACGAAAACAAGATAAAATAGCTGATTTACAATCAGACTTATCTGCCTTTTATCTAGATGATGATGAACAGTTTATTCGTACAAGTATGATCAATCAAGACTTGTCAAAATTAAGAGCTTCATTGAATGAAGTCAAAGACGAAAAAGGCTATGAAGAGCTGGAAAATAACTTTGAAGACATCCAATCAAAGATCAAACAGATCCAAACTGTCAACGAATGGTTTACGACACCTGTGATCGAAGATGACCAATTGATTGCAGAACCAAAACTAAAAGCTGATCAAGCAGTCCAAACAATCGATACAGAAGATACAGCTTTTGGACAATTGATCGACAAAGCAGTCGCTGAAGCAACAGACCAATACCAACAACTACAAACAGCTAAAGAAAAGACTGCGGTTGTTTATGCAGATGGAAAAGTCAAAGATTCAGCGACGAAAGAGCAGTACGATTCTGCAAAAGCCGAAGTTGCGAAAGTGAAAAATGCAGAGTTAGTCAAAGAACTTGTGACTCAACTAGATAAAGTCAATGAAACATTAACGAAAAAAGAAGAAGCGAAAAAGGCTGAAGAAGCGAAGAAAGCAGAAGAAGCCAGAAAAGCAGAAGAAGCAAAACAAGCGCAAGCACAAGCTGAAGCACAAGAACAAGCCGACGCAGCTGCCCAACAGCAAACGGAGTCAACACAAACGACTCCAGCGACAAACGCAGCAAACCGACCAATCATGGAAACAAGGGCTAGTGACGTGGCAGATGCTTCAAATCCGGCTTGGAATTGGGCGCCTGGAGTCAAAGAACAAGTGATCGCAACTAGCATTGCCCGAGGATATATCGTTGAAGGTGGCTATAGATTAGAGAAAGCTCGCATCGAAAACGGCGAAGGCTACTATAACCTTTATGCGACTTCTACTAAATCATCCTTGATGAATGGCATCGGCGAGAGTGCGTTACCATTTTATATCGTTACGATAAATTGTAAAACTGGCTGGTTTGGCGGCAACGGGAGTAATTAGATCAGTGGTCTGATAGCCTCCAAAACGCATGAATGCTTCTGTTACAACATTAAAAATAGGCCGTAGAATCCAAAATATGAGGATATTTCGGATTTTACGGCTTATTCTGACTGAACATTGTCAACGCAACCTTTTATGGAGAATCTCTATCCATTAAGAAGCCGTTATGTTATGATAGCAAAGAAATGTTGGAATACAGAGGCCTTTTAGAAAAGGAGAAGAAAATGAACGAATTATTAGCAAACGTATTTACCGCAATGGTAATTGACGAAAATGAAAAAAACTATTTTGTCCAAAAAAACGGACAAACTTTCCGATTGAGTAAAGAGGAAGGGGAGCATACGATCGGCGAAGCAGTCGAAGGGTTTGGTTATCAAAACCAAAAACAAGAAAATCGTTTTACAACGGTGATTCCTAAAAGTCGTATCGGACATTATGCCTTTGGAACTGTCACTTCTTCAAGAAAAGATTTAGGTGTCTTTGTTGATATTGGTCTACCAGACAAAGATTTTGTTGTTTCTTTAGACGAATTGCCAACAATGACTGAATTGTGGCCGAAAAAAGGCGATCAATTGATGATTGCTTTACGAGTAGATGCAAAAGACCGCATTTGGGGAAGTCTTGCAGAAGAGAGAATCTTCAAATCACTAAGTAAGCATGGATCGGAAGAACTAAAAAACAAAAATATTTCAGGTACGGCTTATCGTTTAAAACTGACTGGTACGTATTTATTGACGGATGATTTTTATATTGGGTTCATTCATCCTTCCGAACGTTTCCGTGAACCACGTTTAGGTGAGAAACTAGAAGGACGTGTCGTTGGTGCTAGACCGGATGGCGTGTTGAATATTTCGTTGAAACCACGTGCACACGAAACGATCTCTGATGATGCACAAATGATCTTGACGATCTTAGAACGTTCAGCAGATCAACAAATTGCCTTTACGGACAAATCAGACCCAGAAGAAATTCTACGTGCGTTTGGTATTAGTAAAGGTGCGTTTAAGCGAGCTTTAGGTAATTTGTTGAAACAAGGATTGATCAAACAAGAAGATGGTGTGACAAAATTAGCAAAAAAATCTAATTGAGAATGACTTGCATGTTTTTCTCGTCTAGCTTATAATAATTTTAATCTAGAACGGTTGAATGGATATCTTAATTATAATCATTATAAATTGTCGGGGTTGAGAAAATGGGCATGAATACAATGTCAGTAATGAAAAAAACAAAGCAACAGCTACATGAATCAGGGTTTAAACTGACCCCACAACGAGAAGCAACTTTGCTTGTCCTCTTAGAGAATGAAAAAGAACATTTGTCAGCAGAAGAAGTTTTCTTTTTAGTTAAAAAGAAAAACTCAGAGATCGGCTTGGCTACGGTTTATCGAACGTTAGAGATTTTGACAGATCTAAAGATCATCGATAAAGTCAGCTTCAATGATGGCGTGGCACGTTATGATCTGCGAAAAGAAGGGGCGAAGCATTTTCATCATCATCTACTATGCTTAGAATGTGGAACGATCGAGGAAGTGGAAGAAGACTTGCTGAGTGAAGTGGAACAAGTCATCGAGCAACGCTATCACTTTTTTGTCAAAGATCATCGTTTGACCTTTCATGGCATTTGCCAAGAATGCTATAATAAGAAAAAAGAAAGAAAGACCGTCTGAATTGATAGACGGCTTTTTCTTTGAAGTGTCTACCAAAAAATAGACTACCGAAACCAAAGGCTATCTGATATGATAAAGAAGCATGAGGTGAGAATGATGGAAGAAGAAATCAATGAATATCTTCGCTATTTAAGTATCGAACGTGGGTTATCGTTCAATACTCGAAAAAGTTACGAACGAGATTTGAATCAATACTTACGCTATTTGAAAGAACACGATATAACGTCTTGGCAAAAGATTGATCGGTTTATCGTCATTCAGTATTTAGAAACGTTGCATGAAGAAAATAAAGCTTCTGCAACGATTACACGTATGATCACAAGTTTAAGAAAATTCCATCAATTTTTGCGACAAGAACGATATACAGAACAAGATCCAATGCAACACATCGAGACACCAAAGAAAGCACAAAAATTACCAAATACGTTATCTCTAAAAGAAGTCGAGCGCTTGATTGAAACCCCTGATATAACAAAAAGTTTAGGGATCAGAGATCGCGCGATTTTAGAAGTTATGTATGCGACTGGGATGCGTGTCAGTGAACTAGTCGGGCTGAAGTTAGGTGACTTACATTTATCTTTAGGACTTGTACAGACTTTAGGAAAAGGAGATAAAGAACGGATCATTCCATTAGGTGATTATGCGATCCAATGGTTAGAACGTTATTTAGATGAAGTCCGACCTTTGTTGGTCAAAAACCCATCCGAAATGCATGTCTTTTTGAATCATCACGGCTCGGGCCTCTCGCGACAAGGAATATGGAAAAATTTAAAACAACTCGTTCGAGAAGCGGGGATTTTCAAAGAAGTTACGCCCCATACGTTAAGACATAGTTTTGCGACCCATTTATTAGAGAACGGGGCAGATTTGCGTACAGTTCAGGAACTTTTAGGCCATGCAGATATTTCAACGACACAAATCTATACACATATCACGAAAAAAAGAATGACAGATGTCTACAAGCAGCATTTCCCAAGGGCATAGTTATAGGATGGTGAGAAAATGTTAACACATTATCGTAAAGAAAACCGTAAAATCGCGATGGGACTATTAAGCTTTCATAAGAAGTTGAATGCAGAATCAAGTTTACTAAAAGAGATCGATACGTATGAATCTGCTGAAGATCATGAACTTTTTTTCTATACACCTGAAGATTCCACAAATATCCAAGGAATCATTGGCGTGCAATGGAACGAAAAAGACCAGATGACGATTCATGATATTTCACTGAATCCTTCCTATCGTGGCGAAAATATTGGTTTTCAAATGTTGAATGAATTGCAAGAAAAATACCCAGATGTACTGATCCACCCAACCGATATCACGGAAGCTTATTTAAGCAGATGGATCAATGAAGGAAAGAGTGAATGATGTGACAGAAATCAATATCAAGTTAGATGTCTTTGAAGGTCCATTAGATCTACTCCTTCATTTGATCCAAGATATGTCGATCGATATTTACGATATCCCGATCGCTACGATCACGGAGCAATATATGAACTATATCCATACGATGAAAACACTTGAGTTAGCTGTCGCAGGAGAATATCTTGTAATGGCAGCGACGCTGATGGCGATCAAAAGTAAAACCTTATTGCCAATCCAAGAAGCGTTTAATGACGAAGAAGAATTTTGGGAAGAAGATCCTCGTGAGGAATTAGTCAATCAGCTGTTAGAATACCGTAAATTCAAGTATGCAGCAGAGAAACTCACAGAAAAAGCAGAAGAACGTAGTCTGTATTTCACCAAAGAACCTTCTGCCATCGATGAATTATTAGGGCAAGAAAAACCATTGAAACGCGGACAAGTGAAAAAAATCGATTTATTTCAGGCGATGCAAAAGATTTTAGAACGAAAGAAATTTGCCCAAAAAGAAGAGAAGACGATTGCGCCCGATGATGCGACGATCGAAGAACGAATGACATTCATCCAACAACGGATCATTTCTTTGAAGAGTGGTTGTTCGTTTGAATCGTTTTTTGAAACACCTTCGCGAAATGAAGTCGTTACGACATTTTTGGCCATTCTAGAGTTGATGAAAAACGGACAGATCGTGGCACAGCAAGAAAAAAATTACGAATCAATCATGCTTTATCCAGCAGTAGGAGATACACAACATGACGAAATTAAGTGAACTTGAAGCAATCCTCTTTATAGTAGGAGAAGAAGGAACCACAATCGAAGAATTAAGTGCCTTGTTGGGCCATACACGAGAAGAAACTGCTGCTTTAGTGGCGGAATTAGCAGCTAGTTATGAAGCAAATGACAATACGGCGTTGCATCTTTTTGAAACAGAAAAACAAATCGTGTTAACGACAAAAAAAGAGTTGGCGCCGATCGTCAAAAGATATGCGCAAGGGACATCGAATACTTTATCCCAGGCAGCTGTTGAAACATTAGCAATCATCGCTTATAAACAGCCGATCACGCGAAGCGAGGTCGAGCTGATTCGTGGCGTTCAAGTTTCTGGAGCAATCCAACGCTTGACGGCGCACCAATTGATCGAAGAAAAAGGTCGGGTCGATGGACCTGGTCGACCGATTTTATACGGGACAACGAATCATTTTTTAGATTATTTTGGGCTAAGATCATTAACCGATCTACCTGATATTCAAGATATCGAACGTTCACTGGAAGAAGACGCACCTCTTGATTTATTTTTCGATGGCGTGCATGAAGGAGAAAATGAATGATGGAAAGATTACAAAAAGTAATTGCTCATGCGGGAATCACCTCTCGCCGTAAAGCTGAAGAATATATTTTAGCTGGTCGAGTGAAAGTAAATGGTCAAGTCGTAAAAGAGCTTGGTGTGAAAGTAGGCAAACACGATACAGTGGAAGTAGACCAAGTGCCGATCTATCAAGAAGAATATGGTTATTATTTACTTTATAAACCAAAAGGCGTCATTTCTGCTGTAGCAGACGACAAAGGCCGTAAAGTAGTGACTGATCTTTTACCAATGGTCAAGGAACGCATCTACCCAGTTGGACGACTAGATTATGATACTTCGGGCATTCTTTTACTAACGAATGATGGCGATTTTGCACAACGATTGACCCATCCAAAACATGAAGTCGATAAAGTATATGTTGCCAAAGTCAAAGGGATCGCCACTAAATCAGCGTTGAATCCTTTGACAAAAGGGATCAAGATCGAAGGCAAGAAAACTGCACCTGCAAAGTATGCCATTTTATCTGTTGATCCGCATACCAATCATAGCATCGTAGAATTAACGATCCACGAAGGACGGAACCACCAAGTAAAAAATATGCTGCAAGCCGTTGGTTTACCTGTCCAAAAATTAAAACGTGAAAAATACGGTGAATTGACTTTACAAGGCTTGCGTCCTGGTGAGTATCGTGAGCTGAATAAAAAAGAAATCAGTCAGCTATTGAATCAATCAAAGTAACAACTTACTTTTTGTAAGACTAAATCCCTTGCTTTTTTGGGATGAACTAAGTATAATAAAAAAGTAAACAAAAATTAGATATGGTTCGTCTTCAGGGGCAGGGTGAAATTCCCGACCGGTGGTTATAGTCCACGACCTACTTTTGCGAGTAGCTGAATCGGTGAAATTCCGATACCGACAGTAAAGTCTGGATAAAGAAGATAGAGCTTATTTGGCATCCGTGTGTACAAATGACTCTAACTCTATTTTCCCCTGCGAAAATAGAGTTTTTTTGTTTGTGTTTGCATTGCTAAATAGTTCGCTGAAGAGGAATCCCAACAGGAGGATTTCAACATGAAGAACACCCGAGTACAAAAAATGGTTGCAGTCGCATTATTTGCTGCAATCGGATTGGTTTTGCAACTTTTTTCATTTCCAATCATGCCAGCGTTTAATTTCTTGAAAATCGATTTTAGTGATATCCCAGTATTGATCAGTATGTTTTTATTTGGACCATTCGCAGGAATCGTTACAGCATTTTTGCGTTCGCTCTTACATTTGATCACGACCGGTTTTAGTCCAGCGAATCTAGTCGGCGACGTAGCTAGTTTCTTTTCAACAACAGTTTTCACTTTACCGATCTACTACATTTTCCAAAGAAACAGAATGAAAAAAGGAAAAAATCAAATTTTGGGAGTAATCGCTGGAACACTTTCATTGACTATTTTCATGAGTATTGCGAACTATTTTGTGATCACACCACTTTATTTACTATTTTTTGGGTTGTCAGCGGATCAAATGTTAAATACAACGATGGCTAATTATATTGCAATCGGTATTGTACCATTCAACCTGATAAAAGGTTTCCTAGTAAGTGTTGCATTCCTAGTCTTACACGCAAAATTACTACCTTGGTTAAGTAGAAAACAACACCAACTAGAAAAACGCCAGAGTATGGCAAAATAAAAAGTAAGAAACTCTTCCAAAAGATACTTTACATCTTACGCTAGAATATACAAGTAAACTTGAAAGTGGCAGTTGCTGCTTTCAAGTTTTTTTTGCTAAAAAAGTTATCAAGTTATTTATAAAGAATATAAACAAGTATATTTTGATACAAAAAATAAGATACATAGGAGAATTTATGGCTCTTTGTCAATAAGGACTGATGAGTGCAATCAAGTGAAATCCGGAAGAAGAAGTGAACACTTCTTCTCCGGATTTTCTTCGTTATTTGACGTGAATGACTTGATTCGTCAAAAAGATTCGGATGCGCATGTTCTCAAATGATTTAAAGCCATAAGACACTCGTTTGAGTGTTTTGATGTGGGTGTTTTTTGCTTCAATTTTCCCATTAGAGTAAGGATAAATCAAAGAATGACGAATCCCTTCTTCATAGCTCAGAAGATTTTGTAGTTTTAGCCGAAATTCTTTATCTAATGTTTCTGGTAACTGATGCAAGAGAGTGAAAAATGACTCGTGGTCTTTGTCACGAAAGGCATCCGCTAGTTCATGGAACGCTTGATAGGCGACTTTCAAGGCAGTTGAAGCACTTAATAAACGGTCAAGCACCATGGCTTCTGTCAGGTAAGGATACTTTGGGGCACGAAAGCTACGCCAAGTTTTATATTCTGTGTGGTTGATATTCTTCCGATTTTTGGTGAGTAAGCGCCAATGGCTTTTTAATTTCCTTGGCATTGTCCGATTGCCCGAAGCAATCAGGCGTTTCATTTCACGGACACGAAAATCTTGGAACGCTTGATTCATGTGTTTGATCACATGAAAACGATCAATGACCAGTTTGGCATGAGGAAATACTTTTTTTGTTAGTTGAAAATACGCCGCATTCATATCAGTAACTAAATAGTCGACGTCAGATGGATTCACACATGTCTGGAAATAAGTGGTCAACCGAGACAATTTTCGAGTGGGTAAGATATCAACTAATTGCCCGGTTTCCCCATCGGCACAAATAAAACTCATCTTATCTTCTGAGGATACATGGGAACGAAATTCATCGACCATCAATACTTTGGGCAGGTGGCGCTTGGCTTGTTTTGGTAAATAGGTTTTTAACGACTTCAAAATACGCGTCACCGTTGGAATAGACACCTGGCAATGCTTTGCGATAAAAGATAAGGAGACCTTTTCGGTGAGTAAAGCAATGATTTTCATTTTTACATGCTCGGCAATCGAATGATTTGGCCGAACAAAATAGCTTTGGGCTGTCCAATGGGTATGGCAGTTTCTACAGTGATAACGTTGTTTCTTCAGCCGCATGATTAGCGGTAAATGGTTGAATTGATCGAAACGAATGCAGGTCATTTTCTTGCCATTTTTGACAATGACCGTTTTCCCCTTCGAATCTCTCACGGCAGAGCCACAAGTCAAACAAGCAGAAGTAGGAGGAGCTAACACTGCGTCAATAACTAAAGTATTGGTTTGATGGAACGTTTCGTAAGAAACATCTTGGATGGTTAAATATTTATCTGTTAATCGGAGCATTTTTTTGATAGAATTTTCCATAGAGCATATCGTCCTCTCAGTTGTTTATTTTGTGGTGATTTAATCATACTAGAGAACGATATGTTTTTTAATACCCAAAAAGAAAAAGTGGACTGACGAATCAGAATTGATTCATCAGTCCACTTTATTATAGAGCCGAATTTATTGTAGTTATCATCTATTTTCTAAAGTTTTTCTTAATATTTTTATATGAAAAAAAATTCAATAACTGACATTGTGTAAGCGTTTTATAAATCGTGTCTGAGTATTTTTTGGGTTTTTGTATAAAAATGTATTTTATACGTTTTTATGTGAAATCCTTCTCTTTTTGTTTGTTAAATGGACAAGATATAACACCGGACGAAAACGCTACAATTAGTACGAGTAAAGCATTTCAACTATTTTAACAAAGGAGGGGCAAAAAACGAGGGTTTTGAATAAAACTTCTCAAATCTACTAGTTATTATTTTTGTTCTTATCATCTTTTTGATAAAATAACGATGTATTACTGATTTTTTGAAACGAGAAAGGAAGAAGAAAATGGAACAAACAACGAAGAAGAAATTTCAAATGCCTTCAGCGTATTCGGTCTTATTCATTATTATTGCCATCATCGCTGTGCTAACATGGTTCATCCCAGCTGGACATTACAGTGTGGATGAAGCAGGAAGAATTATCGCGGGATCTTATGAAAGAGTCCCACAAAATCCACAAGGACTTTGGGATATCTTTATGGCTCCGGTCAACGGAATGTTAGGTGTGCCAGCTGGTGAATTAACAAAAGAAACCCCTGCGGCAATTCCAATTTCATTCTTTATCTTGATTGTCGGTGGCTTCCTAGGAATCATCAATAAAACCGGCGCTTTAGATGCTGGGATCGCAAGTGTTGTCAAACGCTTCAAAGGAAAAGAAAAAATGTTGATCCCTGTTTTGATGCTATTATTCGCTTTAGGTGGATCAACTTATGGAATGGCAGAAGAAACAATTCCATTTTATGCATTATTGATCCCTGTAATGATGGCAGTTGGTTTTGATACTGTTACAGCGGTCGCTATCGTATTAGTTGGTTCTCAAGTCGGCTGTTTGGCATCGACAGTTAACCCATTTGCAACTGGGGTAGCTTCACAAGCAGTTGGTATTTCAATGGGTGAAGGAATCGGTTTACGTTTCTTCATGTTTGTTGTCTTACTAGCAATCTCGATTATTTACGTTTACCGTTATGCTTCGAAAATAGAAAAAGATCCAACCAAATCTTTAGTCTACGACCAACGTAAAGAAGACATGAAACATTTTGATATTGAAGCAATCAACCGTCAAGAAATGATCACGAAGAAACAAAAACATGTAAATGTTTTGTTCTTCCTTACTTTTGGTATCATGATCATTAGTTTGATTCCATGGACAACATTGAACGAAAACTTCACGATTTTTGAATCATTGACAAACTGGATCACTGGTCTGCCAGTAGTTGGTACTGTATTAGGTAAAAACATGTTGCCTTTAGGTGACTGGTACTTCCCTGAAATCACTATGTTATTCTTAGTGATGTCAATCGTTGTAGCGATCACTTACGGTATGAAAGAATCTGATTTTGTTAAAGAATTTTTAGCAGGAGCTTCAGACTTGATCGGTGTAGCGATCGTTGTAGCTGTTGCTCGTGGTATCCAAGTAGTAATGAATAACGGGTTGATCACTGATACGATCCTACATTGGGGAGAACAAGGATTAAGCTCATTGTCATCAAGCGTCTTCTTGATTCTGACATTTATCTTCTACATCCCTATGTCATTCTTGATTCCATCAACTTCAGGCTTAGCAGCTGCGACAATGGGTATCATGGGACCAATGGGAGAATTTGCTGGTGTTGGTAAAGATCTAGTTATCACTGCATATCAATCAGCATCTGGTTTAGTTAACTTGATCACGCCAACTTCTGCTATCGTAATGGGTGCGATCGCGATCGCTCGCTTTGATATCTCAATCTGGTGGAAATTCACTGGAAAACTGATTGCTATTTTATTCGTTGCAATCTGTGTGATCTTGGGCGTAGCAGCAATGTTCTAATCCTAGACAAATAGCAAAGAAAGTTCTATGATAAATAATGAACAATAGTTATGGTTGGATAAAATGATACGAACACTTTATTCGACCTACACGATGTATCACTTATAGGTAAGCGATCGTCGATAGAAATAAGGCCTTTGAAAAAACGAGTGATCCTGTTGATGAAATGGTGACAGAAACGCTCAGCTCTAAGAAATAAGCGACAAAACCCGAAACTAGATTTTTGGGTTTTTGTCGCTTATTTCCGAAGGAGTGAGCTTTTACACATCTAGGTTTTTGGATAACTGATGTCACAATGATTCTAACAAGAGAGTATCGGAACAAAGCAGTATTTTCTAGCGTCATCTTTTTTAAAATAATGAGGAGGCAAAGTTGATGAAACAATTTGTAACAGAACAACATCATGAACAAGCATTAGAATCATTAAGTGAATTGATCAGAATTCCATCTGTATTAGATGAGTCTGATTCTGGAGAAGGACATCCTTTTGGGAAAAAAGTAGTCGAAGCATTAGATAAAGTGTTGGAAATCAGTGAAGGCTTAGGTTTCAAAACATTTAAAGACCCTGAAGGCTACTATGGTTATGCTGAAGTAGGTTCAGGTGATGAATTATTTGGAATCTTATGCCATATGGACGTAGTTCCTGCGGGCGATGAAAAAAACTGGGAATCTAAACCTTTTGATCCAACAATCAAAGAGGGTTGGTTAGTCGGCCGTGGCTCACAAGATGATAAAGGCCCGTCAATTGCTGCAATGTACGCGGTAAAAGCATTGATGGATGCTGGAGTAGAATTTAATACACGCATTCGGTTTATCTTCGGAACGGATGAAGAAAATCTTTGGCGTTGTTTAGATAAATACAATGAAAAAGAAGAAGGCATCACTCAAGGTTTTGCACCAGATGCAGAATTTCCATTGATCTATGCAGAAAAAGGCTTATTGCAAGCTTACTTGACAGGTCCTGGAACAAACGAATTCAGTGTGAATGCA from Enterococcus sp. DIV1094 includes these protein-coding regions:
- a CDS encoding ECF transporter S component translates to MKNTRVQKMVAVALFAAIGLVLQLFSFPIMPAFNFLKIDFSDIPVLISMFLFGPFAGIVTAFLRSLLHLITTGFSPANLVGDVASFFSTTVFTLPIYYIFQRNRMKKGKNQILGVIAGTLSLTIFMSIANYFVITPLYLLFFGLSADQMLNTTMANYIAIGIVPFNLIKGFLVSVAFLVLHAKLLPWLSRKQHQLEKRQSMAK
- a CDS encoding ISL3 family transposase is translated as MENSIKKMLRLTDKYLTIQDVSYETFHQTNTLVIDAVLAPPTSACLTCGSAVRDSKGKTVIVKNGKKMTCIRFDQFNHLPLIMRLKKQRYHCRNCHTHWTAQSYFVRPNHSIAEHVKMKIIALLTEKVSLSFIAKHCQVSIPTVTRILKSLKTYLPKQAKRHLPKVLMVDEFRSHVSSEDKMSFICADGETGQLVDILPTRKLSRLTTYFQTCVNPSDVDYLVTDMNAAYFQLTKKVFPHAKLVIDRFHVIKHMNQAFQDFRVREMKRLIASGNRTMPRKLKSHWRLLTKNRKNINHTEYKTWRSFRAPKYPYLTEAMVLDRLLSASTALKVAYQAFHELADAFRDKDHESFFTLLHQLPETLDKEFRLKLQNLLSYEEGIRHSLIYPYSNGKIEAKNTHIKTLKRVSYGFKSFENMRIRIFLTNQVIHVK
- a CDS encoding YfcC family protein, yielding MEQTTKKKFQMPSAYSVLFIIIAIIAVLTWFIPAGHYSVDEAGRIIAGSYERVPQNPQGLWDIFMAPVNGMLGVPAGELTKETPAAIPISFFILIVGGFLGIINKTGALDAGIASVVKRFKGKEKMLIPVLMLLFALGGSTYGMAEETIPFYALLIPVMMAVGFDTVTAVAIVLVGSQVGCLASTVNPFATGVASQAVGISMGEGIGLRFFMFVVLLAISIIYVYRYASKIEKDPTKSLVYDQRKEDMKHFDIEAINRQEMITKKQKHVNVLFFLTFGIMIISLIPWTTLNENFTIFESLTNWITGLPVVGTVLGKNMLPLGDWYFPEITMLFLVMSIVVAITYGMKESDFVKEFLAGASDLIGVAIVVAVARGIQVVMNNGLITDTILHWGEQGLSSLSSSVFLILTFIFYIPMSFLIPSTSGLAAATMGIMGPMGEFAGVGKDLVITAYQSASGLVNLITPTSAIVMGAIAIARFDISIWWKFTGKLIAILFVAICVILGVAAMF